A genome region from Lucilia cuprina isolate Lc7/37 chromosome 3, ASM2204524v1, whole genome shotgun sequence includes the following:
- the LOC111685255 gene encoding GATOR complex protein NPRL2 — translation MQPNNKQYYEGCGKEGQIRCIFLSEFHATAGSKISCQVPPDYVPKDIFDAINVYIIPKPHLQRCILTVNAMDMKIVGYPVGIEDQQKYARNAFLFNLCFVCDSWARSVQYEPVVKKLSEYLIMMEEESCFLSKEDDNKLKLKKIFETVINDLNEKKVTTIVEGDTTIYLKIVTHKPDPPVVKDHMVPLLLVDYKNTPLENWDLTTQQILPYINGINHIARIAAEADVETNLVKSCVQNLVYYGVVQLLPILKYSNVYMTQNLKSLIQSTSLTNACRKYVALNPDKAKPTIQKIFQFYASMTHGVTLRAICQRLSPQNHNIDERKLVIFGLQHKFIRCIHKYPVFTGSVPSGKQKMYTGLSNFDEICCKTGLSPSCIEKDIDKDTNVTVIWK, via the exons atgcAACCcaacaataaacaatattatgaGGGATGTGGCAAAGAAGGACAAATACGTTGtatatttttaagtgaatttcatGCCACAGCCGGCTCCAAAATAAGTTGTCAG GTTCCTCCTGACTATGTGCCTAAAGATATATTTGATGccattaatgtttatattataccCAAGCCGCATTTGCAAAGATGTATCCTAACCGTTAATGCCATGGATATGAAAATTGTCGGCTACCCAGTGGGTATAGAAGATCAACAGAAATATGCCCGTAAtgcttttttattcaatttatgttttgtttgtgATTCGTGGGCACGTTCGGTGCAGTATGAGCCGGTGGTTAAAAAGTTATCGGAATATTTG ATTATGATGGAAGAGGAAAGTTGTTTTCTATCTAAAGAGGAtgataataaacttaaattgaaaaagatttttgaaactgtgataaatgatttaaatgaaaagaaagtCACCACAATTGTGG AGGGTGATACtactatttatttgaaaattgttactCATAAACCTGATCCTCCGGTAGTGAAAGATCATATGGTGCCTTTACTTTTAGTAGACTATAAAAACACACCTTTGGAAAATTGGGACTTAACCACACAACAA attCTTCCTTATATAAATGGCATTAATCATATAGCTCGCATTGCTGCCGAGGCAGATGTTGAAACAAATTTAGTAAAATCATGTGTCCAGAATTTAGTATACTATGGTGTTGTACAACTTTTACCCATACTTAAGTATAGCAATGTATATATGACACAAAATCTTAAAAGTCTTATACAAAGTACTTCCCTAACAAATGCCTGCCGTAAATATGTTGCTTTAAATCCTGATAAGGCAAAACCTACCatacagaaaatatttcaattttatgcTTCTATGACACATGGTGTCACCTTGAGAGCAATATGTCAAAGACTTTCACCACAAAATCATAATATTGATGAAAGAAAATTAGTGATTTTTGGCTTGCAACATAAGTTTATACGTTGTATACATAAGTATCCAGTTTTTACGGGATCCGTTCCATCGGGTAAACAGAAAATGTACACTGGACTTTCTAATTTCGATGAAATATGTTGTAAAACAGGTTTATCACCATCGTGTATTGAGAAGGATATTGATAAGGATACAAATGTTACAGTTATATGGAAATAA